A DNA window from Mytilus edulis chromosome 14, xbMytEdul2.2, whole genome shotgun sequence contains the following coding sequences:
- the LOC139504339 gene encoding uncharacterized protein — protein MATKFKETFELFGEPVVSGNETFPVIVTGASSNHYHEFLPMINTFKKKIALRYKGIKLIYYDLGLTRFQKRELKNFCSCEIRTFQFNEYPSFVRELRNFSWKTIIIYTVLKQYNFVMWADTSVKFTGTKEAYDVFFQQVKQVGILVRKNNQSETARTFYRTKEETFKYLNEQSCMFDFKILRAGFITIWKTSFTWKYIIQPWLACALTEHCMSHYDPGLIMYCDPKKEVLYHCHRFDQAVLSIILQRLFNVNYNIVTLNRLPRVHQIGRSQRCFIKDNPNNPVDLLRPL, from the coding sequence ATGGCTACAAAATTCAAAGAGACGTTCGAATTGTTTGGAGAACCGGTTGTCAGTGGTAACGAGACTTTTCCTGTTATTGTTACAGGTGCCTCGTCCAATCATTACCACGAATTCCTTCCTATGATCAACACTTTCAAGAAGAAAATTGCATTACGATACAAAGGGATAAAGTTGATATATTATGATCTCGGTTTAACGAGATTTCAAAAACGGGAGCTAAAAAACTTTTGCAGTTGTGAAATTAGGACTTTTCAATTCAATGAATACCCTTCGTTTGTACGGGAACTGAGAAATTTTTCttggaaaactataattataTACACAGTCTTAAAACAATACAATTTCGTAATGTGGGCCGATACATCTGTTAAATTTACAGGTACGAAGGAAGCTTATGACGTGTTTTTTCAACAAGTAAAACAAGTTGGCATTCTTGTAAGAAAGAATAACCAAAGTGAAACAGCTCGAACTTTTTACCGGACGaaagaagaaacatttaaatatctaaatgaACAATCATGTATGTTCGATTTCAAAATATTAAGGGCTGGATTCATAACAATTTGGAAAACATCATTTACGTGGAAATATATTATACAACCTTGGCTAGCATGTGCCTTGACAGAACATTGTATGTCTCATTACGACCCAGGGTTAATCATGTATTGTGATCCAAAGAAGGAAGTTTTATATCACTGTCACAGGTTCGACCAGGCGGTTTTAAGTATAATTCTGCAGAGACTGTTCAATGTCAATTATAATATAGTGACCTTGAACCGTCTACCAAGAGTTCACCAAATTGGTAGATCTCAACGTTGTTTCATTAAAGATAACCCAAATAATCCAGTCGATTTATTACGACCACTATGA